The following are from one region of the Scylla paramamosain isolate STU-SP2022 chromosome 23, ASM3559412v1, whole genome shotgun sequence genome:
- the LOC135112278 gene encoding transcription factor Adf-1-like — protein sequence MMEVEFLINLVRERPPIYDPSDRNHRDRDVIAALWKEVAAAMKSTETECKDKWRHLRSHFMRERRKISAKTSGSGNTETRKWVYYDAMQFLIPHVTPRPTSSNVPTPPDEDTCHEAEDAPQDSSPSVVIETPDNVSPQEAASNTETCEDRSTAKPILPMSKKTSVTKKRSRDTADEIDVRFLEELKLLREQSSTQNVTDPDHQFLLSLLPMMKKLSPSDNMDIKIEIYETFRRKMFKPAPTVQYGYWTDQNQSYTPSPCTSNVSDSYSEYTNI from the exons ATGATGGAAGTGGAATTCCTGATAAATTTAGTTCGAGAACGCCCTCCCATATATGATCCTAGTGACCGCAACCACCGGGATCGGGATGTCATAGCTGCCCTGTGGAAGGAGGTTGCTGCTGCAATGAAGAGTACAG AAACCGAATGTAAGGACAAATGGCGCCACCTGAGAAGCCACTtcatgagggaaaggagaaagattagTGCCAAAACATCTGGATCAGGTAATACCGAAACAAGGAAGTGGGTGTACTATGATGCCATGCAATTTCTGATCCCTCATGTGACGCCACGACCAACATCTTCAAACGTCCCTACACCTCCTGATGAAGACACCTGTCATGAAGCGGAAGATGCACCTCAAGACTCTTCACCTTCTGTTGTCATCGAAACACCAGACAATGTATCTCCTCAAGAAGCAGCAAGTAATACCGAAACCTGTGAGGACCGCAGTACTGCCAAGCCTATTCTTCCCATGTCAAAGAAGACCAGTGTCACCAAGAAACGCAGCAGGGATACTGCAGATGAGATAGATGTGCGTTTTCTAGAAGAATTAAAGCTACTGAGAGAACAATCGTCTACACAAAATGTTACTGATCCAGATCACCAGTTCCTATTAAGCTTACTGCCTATGATGAAAAAACTGTCGCCAAGTGACAACATGGACATCAAAATTGAAATATATGAAACCTTTCGTAGAAAGATGTTTAAACCCGCCCCCACTGTCCAGTATGGCTACTGGACTGATCAGAATCAGTCATATACTCCCTCACCATGTACATCCAATGTAAGTGATAGTTACTCAGAGTATACTAACATCTGA
- the LOC135112279 gene encoding putative nuclease HARBI1: MNHAGIITVADLVRDKLQSRTEWNQPLSPETKVAITLGNLATGKMQQCSSDDFGTSQATISHVITQTIDALSEPDIVTQFVKFPLTRQEVQVKQVEFMEDYRFPGVVGTIDGTRLRIVAPSVDEHLYVNRKRYHSINVQIVFDAKYMILDVLAWWPGSVHDARILDESGLKALFEQNYVPAGCYLLGDSGYPCKEWLLTPYLNPLAGVQTNYNTAHKRTHCVVEREIGQLK; this comes from the exons ATGAACCATGCTGGTATAATAACAGTGGCTGATTTAGTGAGGGACAAACTTCAATCCCGTACAGAATGGAATCAACCACTGAGTCCTGAGACGAAGGTGGCAATTACCCTAGGAAATTTGGCCACGGGTAAAATGCAGCAGTGCAGCAGTGACGACTTTGGGACCTCACAAGCAACAATCAGCCATGTCATTACTCAGACAATTGATGCACTGTCAGAACCAGACATTGTAACTCAATTTGTAAAATTCCCATTGACTCGCCAAGAAGTGCAAGTGAAACAAGTAGAGTTCATGGAAGACTATAGGTTTCCCGGTGTTGTGGGTACCATAGATGGCACACGCCTTAGAATTGTGGCTCCCAGTGTCGATGAACatttatatgtaaatagaaAACGATACCACAGCATCAACGTGCAAATCGTATTCGATGCCAAGTACATGATACTTGATGTTTTGGCATGGTGGCCTGGCTCAGTACATGATGCCAGGATATTGGACGAGTCTGGCTTGAAGGCACTTTTTGAACAAAATTATGTCCCAGCTGGATGCTACCTTCTAGGAGACAGTGGTTATCCTTGCAAGGAGTGGTTGCTGACGCCTTATCTAAACCCTCTGGCTGGTGTTCAGACAAACTATAACAC AGCACACAAGAGGACACATTGTGTAGTAGAGAGGGAGATTGGCCAGCTCAAGTGA